Proteins encoded in a region of the Rhodococcus sp. SBT000017 genome:
- a CDS encoding macrolide family glycosyltransferase has product MHIAMIGTTAPSHIYPSLAVIAELVRRGHRVTYAVGDSLRHVVEPAGVEVVPFSSILPDGEASWPDDPAAAMQVFLDEAIASYPVLTAFYDDDQPDLFLYDIGGMTAPVLGVRYGVTAVQLSPTYVAWDGYAEDLGDGMTSIRESTTGVAYRDTYASWLRDNDIDADPWEWITYPAHCLSLIPRVMQPNADRVADNVRFVGPCLDPARLKDRSWTAPDGPILYISFGTGYNERPEFYRLCIETFANTDWHVVISIGRRVDPAALGTLPANVEVHEHIPQLAVLDAATVFITHAGMGGCTEALWFGVPTVAIPQAVDQFGNAAMLAELGVGVHLEFEKVTAASLADAVAEARRMASRAAAVSAEVRAHGGVDQAADAVEGFRN; this is encoded by the coding sequence ATGCACATCGCCATGATCGGCACGACGGCCCCCAGCCACATCTATCCATCGCTGGCAGTGATTGCCGAGCTGGTCCGGCGAGGGCACCGCGTCACCTATGCCGTCGGTGATTCTCTGCGGCACGTGGTCGAGCCCGCGGGCGTCGAGGTGGTCCCGTTCTCCTCGATACTTCCCGACGGAGAGGCGTCGTGGCCGGACGATCCGGCGGCGGCGATGCAGGTCTTCCTCGACGAGGCAATCGCGTCGTATCCCGTGCTCACCGCGTTCTACGACGACGATCAGCCTGATCTGTTCCTGTACGACATCGGCGGAATGACAGCACCCGTCCTCGGTGTGCGATACGGGGTGACGGCCGTGCAACTCTCGCCGACCTACGTGGCGTGGGACGGATATGCCGAGGATCTCGGTGATGGGATGACCTCTATCCGAGAGTCGACAACGGGCGTTGCGTATCGCGATACCTATGCATCGTGGTTGCGAGACAACGACATCGACGCCGATCCCTGGGAGTGGATCACGTATCCGGCGCACTGCCTGTCGCTGATTCCGCGAGTGATGCAGCCCAACGCCGACCGGGTGGCCGACAACGTTCGCTTCGTCGGACCGTGCCTCGACCCGGCACGCCTGAAGGACCGCAGTTGGACCGCACCCGATGGGCCGATCCTGTACATCTCCTTCGGCACCGGTTACAACGAGCGACCCGAGTTCTACCGACTGTGTATCGAAACCTTCGCGAACACCGACTGGCACGTGGTGATCTCGATCGGCCGACGCGTCGATCCTGCTGCGCTCGGTACTCTACCTGCGAATGTCGAAGTGCACGAGCATATTCCGCAGCTCGCCGTGCTCGATGCGGCCACGGTGTTCATCACCCACGCCGGGATGGGTGGCTGTACCGAGGCACTGTGGTTCGGCGTCCCGACCGTTGCCATCCCCCAGGCAGTGGATCAATTCGGGAACGCGGCAATGCTCGCCGAACTCGGGGTCGGCGTGCACCTCGAGTTCGAGAAAGTGACGGCTGCGAGCCTCGCCGACGCGGTTGCCGAGGCTCGCCGAATGGCATCGCGCGCTGCGGCGGTGAGTGCCGAGGTGCGGGCACACGGCGGCGTCGACCAGGCCGCGGATGCAGTAGAGGGATTTCGGAACTGA
- a CDS encoding MarR family winged helix-turn-helix transcriptional regulator, with translation MTDAVDSFLEQWKRERPEMEASPMGIVGRLSRTSRLVEHEIRGYFAEENMEPWEFDVLATLRRSGPPYTLTPKDLVARTMVGSAAMTNRVDRLVNKSLVTRETDPANRRSILITLTPEGHDVVERVVDGHVANAARLVSDLEPSERRELERLLRKLLISLGDTGGA, from the coding sequence TTGACCGACGCAGTGGATTCGTTTCTGGAGCAATGGAAACGAGAGCGGCCCGAGATGGAGGCATCACCCATGGGCATAGTCGGACGACTGTCGCGGACCTCGCGATTGGTCGAGCACGAGATCCGCGGCTACTTCGCCGAGGAGAACATGGAGCCCTGGGAATTCGACGTGTTGGCGACTCTGCGCAGGTCGGGGCCGCCCTACACTTTGACGCCGAAAGACCTGGTTGCGCGGACGATGGTCGGCTCGGCCGCGATGACCAACCGGGTTGACCGACTCGTGAACAAATCCCTCGTGACTCGCGAAACCGACCCCGCGAACCGACGCAGCATCCTGATCACGCTGACCCCCGAGGGACACGACGTGGTCGAACGCGTCGTGGACGGCCATGTGGCGAATGCAGCCCGCCTGGTGTCGGACCTCGAACCGAGCGAAAGACGCGAGCTGGAGCGGCTTCTACGAAAGTTGTTGATCTCCCTCGGCGACACCGGCGGTGCCTGA
- a CDS encoding lysylphosphatidylglycerol synthase transmembrane domain-containing protein: protein MRVDGRDIPVAGNLLQPLVRRTSDIIRVVSAAALLGVVIAGSLITRNQWDALEQSVSNIVGVLGPDQSNAVYIVYGVAILALPFGVLIGLIAGRKWKLLAGYAAAALLAALALSITGTGISTPTWDLDVPERLDTFLAQFLDDSRWIAMLAAALTVSGPGLPAKWRRAWWTLLLAFVPMHLVVSTVVPARSMLGLAVGWLVGAVIVLLVGTPALEVPLDAAVRLFHSRGVTVRSFTVVRPAGPGPLVLNAHTLDADVVVELYGQNQRSGGALRQSWRWITLRGSETAPLHASMRRAVEHRALMGLAIKGLGAAGSHPLAVAALDRGWTLYAHSLPIGDPIEAEHDDATLGALWSALHTLHENQISHGDLHRNELRIHDGKALFCGFGHAELGASDSQMQSDVAQLLLTTADLFGSQRAVATAIDVLGFETVVAASGRLTKSAIPPRIRQSVRDADKTMKAVRLEVLEQTGAAKIEAEQVTRFSRNQIISLVLLIGLVYVAYPFISAVPAFVTELGSANWWWALLGLAVSALTYVGAGAALWACALGKVSFWNLTVMQVANTFAATTTPAGVGGLALSVRFLQKGGLGTVRATAAVALQQSVQVITHVSLLIFFSVVAGTSSGLSNMVPGNTVLYLIAGAAFGVVGTFMFVPKLRRWLRVAVRPQIKEVLGELGELARDPKRFSIIILGCAATTLGAALALWASIEAFGGGTTFVTVTVVTMIGGTLASAAPTPGGVGAVEAALIGGLAAFGVPASIAVPSVLLYRVLTCWLPVFLGWPTLRWLTKRDMV, encoded by the coding sequence ATGCGTGTGGATGGGCGGGACATTCCCGTAGCGGGAAACCTGCTTCAGCCGCTGGTGCGGAGAACCAGCGACATCATTCGAGTCGTATCGGCCGCGGCACTGCTGGGCGTGGTGATCGCCGGTTCGCTGATCACCAGAAATCAGTGGGATGCGCTCGAGCAATCGGTGTCGAACATCGTCGGCGTGCTCGGCCCCGACCAGTCCAACGCCGTCTACATCGTCTACGGCGTCGCCATTCTCGCGCTCCCGTTCGGCGTCCTGATCGGACTGATCGCGGGCCGCAAATGGAAACTGCTCGCCGGGTACGCGGCCGCGGCACTGCTGGCCGCGCTGGCGCTGTCGATCACCGGAACCGGGATCTCCACTCCCACCTGGGACCTCGACGTACCCGAGCGACTCGACACGTTCCTCGCACAGTTCCTCGACGATTCGCGCTGGATCGCGATGCTGGCTGCGGCTCTGACGGTCTCCGGCCCAGGCCTACCCGCGAAATGGCGTCGGGCATGGTGGACGCTGTTGCTCGCGTTCGTGCCGATGCACCTGGTCGTCTCCACCGTGGTCCCGGCTCGCTCGATGCTCGGACTCGCGGTCGGCTGGCTCGTCGGGGCCGTCATCGTGTTGCTCGTCGGCACCCCGGCGCTCGAGGTTCCGCTCGACGCGGCGGTTCGCCTGTTCCACAGCCGCGGTGTCACCGTGCGCAGCTTCACCGTCGTCCGTCCGGCCGGCCCCGGCCCGTTGGTGTTGAACGCACACACTCTCGACGCCGATGTGGTGGTCGAGTTGTACGGGCAGAATCAGCGCAGCGGCGGTGCCCTACGTCAGTCCTGGCGGTGGATCACACTGCGTGGCAGCGAAACTGCGCCATTGCACGCGTCGATGCGCCGGGCCGTCGAGCATCGCGCCCTGATGGGCCTTGCCATCAAGGGGTTGGGTGCGGCGGGAAGTCACCCACTGGCGGTGGCCGCGCTCGACAGAGGATGGACCCTGTACGCGCACAGCCTTCCCATCGGTGATCCGATCGAGGCGGAGCACGACGACGCCACCCTCGGCGCTCTGTGGTCGGCCCTGCACACTCTGCACGAGAACCAGATCTCCCACGGTGACCTGCACCGAAACGAACTCCGGATCCACGACGGCAAGGCCCTCTTCTGCGGCTTCGGCCATGCCGAACTGGGTGCCTCTGATTCCCAGATGCAATCCGACGTCGCGCAGTTGTTGCTCACCACCGCAGACCTGTTCGGCTCCCAGCGCGCCGTCGCGACCGCCATCGACGTACTCGGCTTCGAGACCGTGGTTGCGGCCTCGGGTCGTTTGACCAAGTCCGCCATCCCGCCGCGTATTCGCCAATCGGTGCGCGACGCCGACAAGACGATGAAGGCAGTCCGGCTAGAGGTTCTCGAGCAGACCGGTGCCGCCAAGATCGAGGCCGAACAGGTCACCCGATTCAGCCGCAACCAGATCATCTCGCTCGTGCTGTTGATCGGATTGGTCTACGTCGCATACCCGTTCATCAGTGCGGTGCCCGCGTTCGTCACCGAACTCGGTTCGGCGAACTGGTGGTGGGCTCTGCTCGGTCTGGCGGTGTCCGCGCTGACGTACGTCGGTGCCGGAGCCGCGTTGTGGGCGTGCGCGTTGGGCAAGGTCAGCTTCTGGAATCTGACGGTGATGCAGGTCGCCAACACCTTCGCGGCGACGACGACACCCGCCGGCGTCGGCGGACTGGCCCTGAGCGTGCGCTTCCTGCAGAAGGGTGGGTTGGGAACGGTTCGCGCGACGGCGGCTGTGGCGCTGCAACAATCGGTCCAGGTGATCACGCACGTGAGCCTGCTGATCTTCTTCAGCGTCGTCGCAGGCACCTCGTCCGGTCTGTCGAACATGGTGCCGGGCAACACCGTGCTGTATCTCATCGCAGGTGCCGCTTTCGGCGTCGTCGGGACGTTCATGTTCGTACCCAAGCTACGACGCTGGCTGCGGGTCGCCGTTCGTCCGCAGATCAAGGAAGTCCTCGGCGAACTGGGCGAACTCGCCCGCGACCCCAAACGGTTCTCGATCATCATCCTCGGCTGCGCGGCCACGACGTTGGGTGCCGCGCTCGCACTGTGGGCGAGCATCGAGGCCTTCGGCGGCGGCACCACGTTCGTCACCGTGACGGTGGTGACGATGATCGGCGGAACTCTGGCCTCGGCCGCGCCGACGCCGGGCGGTGTGGGTGCCGTGGAGGCCGCACTCATCGGCGGTCTGGCCGCCTTCGGAGTGCCCGCCTCCATCGCCGTGCCGTCGGTCTTGCTCTATCGCGTCCTGACCTGCTGGTTGCCGGTGTTTCTCGGGTGGCCGACACTACGGTGGCTCACCAAGCGAGACATGGTCTGA
- the upp gene encoding uracil phosphoribosyltransferase — MTSTELRGNSTALTTTTRDRPGIHLLVQTKQLRAMHTIIRDRHATQEAFVNYAGRINRLLLEAAVDLLPFDYHEVTTPVGETYRGLRFASRVCAVPVIRAGESMESAFRELYPGVSIGKILVQRDKNTKLPRLYYSHLPDDIASRHVLLLEPMLATGGSALAAIDVLVEAGVREDRIVFVNFLASPQGLEAVCRARPQVQIVTSSIEERLNDEAFMIPGIGDFGDRFFGTVHAGPVR, encoded by the coding sequence ATGACTTCGACAGAACTGCGCGGGAACTCGACCGCGTTGACGACAACCACCCGTGATCGTCCAGGCATCCACCTTCTCGTCCAGACCAAGCAGTTGCGCGCTATGCATACGATCATCCGAGATCGGCACGCAACGCAGGAAGCCTTCGTGAACTACGCGGGCAGAATCAACCGGCTTCTGCTCGAGGCGGCTGTCGATCTTCTACCGTTCGATTATCACGAGGTGACCACTCCCGTCGGCGAAACCTACCGTGGTCTTCGGTTCGCGTCGAGGGTCTGTGCGGTCCCGGTGATCCGGGCGGGTGAGAGCATGGAATCGGCGTTTCGGGAGCTGTATCCAGGAGTGAGTATCGGAAAGATTCTCGTGCAGCGGGACAAGAACACGAAGCTGCCACGACTTTATTACTCGCATCTCCCCGATGACATCGCGTCCCGCCACGTTCTTCTGCTGGAGCCGATGTTGGCGACCGGCGGGTCTGCACTCGCCGCGATCGACGTTCTCGTCGAGGCAGGCGTGCGCGAGGACAGAATCGTCTTCGTCAACTTCCTCGCATCACCCCAGGGGCTGGAGGCAGTCTGCCGTGCGAGGCCGCAGGTGCAGATCGTCACGTCGTCGATCGAGGAGCGCCTCAATGACGAGGCGTTCATGATCCCCGGCATCGGGGATTTCGGGGACAGGTTCTTCGGAACCGTGCACGCCGGACCGGTGCGATGA
- a CDS encoding ATPase, with product MNAVRECLFVSRTMAASPAEIFAVLTDPNRHQDTEPGNWVLAAVDTNPITAMGQVFAVNMFLDAAGGHYVMHNLVIAYVQDRTIAWLPGARTDDGPIGYGGWWWRYDLATADEGTTVTLTYDWTDTPEATRAEIGGLPSVPESFLAESLASLESSLRESGAASRA from the coding sequence ATGAACGCCGTCCGAGAGTGCCTTTTCGTGAGCCGAACGATGGCCGCGAGCCCGGCCGAGATCTTCGCTGTTCTGACCGACCCCAACCGGCATCAGGACACCGAACCGGGCAATTGGGTACTCGCGGCGGTCGATACGAATCCCATTACCGCGATGGGGCAGGTGTTCGCGGTCAACATGTTCCTCGACGCCGCGGGTGGGCACTACGTGATGCACAATCTGGTGATCGCCTACGTGCAGGATCGAACGATCGCGTGGCTGCCGGGAGCACGGACGGACGATGGCCCCATCGGCTACGGCGGCTGGTGGTGGCGCTACGACCTGGCGACGGCGGACGAAGGCACGACAGTGACCCTCACCTACGACTGGACCGATACCCCGGAAGCCACCCGCGCCGAAATAGGTGGACTGCCGTCGGTCCCCGAGTCCTTCCTCGCAGAGTCGTTGGCTTCGCTGGAGTCGAGCCTGCGTGAATCGGGTGCAGCCAGCCGCGCCTAA
- a CDS encoding helix-turn-helix transcriptional regulator — translation MADENGHPEPEEMQLGAVMSALADPLRRKVVTELVGDEDGAERTCMSFDLGVTKSTLTHHFRVLREAGLVFQVDRGNSRKVTLRRVELNDRFPGLLDLIANEIH, via the coding sequence ATGGCGGACGAGAACGGGCATCCGGAGCCCGAGGAAATGCAACTCGGTGCAGTGATGTCGGCACTGGCGGATCCACTGCGCCGCAAGGTGGTCACCGAACTCGTCGGCGACGAGGACGGAGCCGAGCGAACCTGTATGTCCTTCGATCTGGGTGTCACCAAATCAACTCTGACGCATCACTTTCGAGTGCTGAGGGAAGCAGGACTGGTGTTCCAGGTCGATCGCGGAAACAGTCGTAAAGTGACGCTGCGTCGAGTGGAGCTGAACGATCGATTTCCCGGCTTGCTGGATCTGATCGCCAACGAAATCCACTAG
- a CDS encoding pyridoxamine 5'-phosphate oxidase family protein, protein MGKIFERIDDSLKAWILAQPMWFVGTAPLQGDGHVNVSPRRHDSLSVLGDRDVAWVDYTGSGVETIAHIRENGRVCLMFAAFDSRPRIVRLHGTGSVWLPGSPMFDDVVARHPSNPSTRAVISVDVTRISDSCGWGVPIMDLAGERDLIQRHAEKKGVDGMVKYRAERNAVSIDGLPGFPGGEDPRNRP, encoded by the coding sequence GTGGGGAAAATATTCGAGCGCATCGACGACTCGCTGAAGGCATGGATCCTGGCGCAGCCGATGTGGTTCGTCGGAACTGCGCCGCTACAGGGTGACGGACACGTCAATGTCTCTCCCAGAAGACATGATTCGCTCTCAGTGCTGGGGGATCGCGACGTCGCCTGGGTCGACTACACGGGCAGCGGAGTGGAGACGATCGCGCACATTCGAGAGAACGGCCGAGTGTGTTTGATGTTCGCCGCGTTCGACTCTCGACCGCGAATAGTCCGTCTGCACGGAACCGGATCGGTCTGGCTGCCGGGCAGTCCCATGTTCGACGACGTGGTTGCCCGCCACCCATCGAATCCGAGCACTCGCGCAGTGATTTCGGTCGATGTGACGCGAATCAGCGATTCCTGCGGCTGGGGTGTACCGATCATGGATCTCGCCGGCGAACGCGACTTGATCCAACGGCACGCCGAAAAGAAGGGCGTCGACGGCATGGTGAAGTACCGCGCCGAGCGAAATGCCGTCAGTATCGACGGTCTGCCGGGGTTTCCTGGAGGAGAGGACCCCCGAAACCGACCGTGA
- a CDS encoding phosphoribosylanthranilate isomerase, whose translation MSALVQVAGIIDEAEAQMLCEAGVDWLGFPLRLPSGKDDITEYDAAKAIAGLPAPHQGVLISYLTDAAEVAGFCRELGVRAVQLHGDVEDEQLRILKDIAPELYVLKSLVVRTDNAKELLAQVDRTADVVDMFITDTFDPRTGAKGATGLLHDWSVSAELVARSPKPLMMAGGLSPDNVADAIRQVRPAAVDAHSLLEGADGRKDAVKVRDFVTRARDAFAEIN comes from the coding sequence ATGAGCGCACTCGTACAGGTCGCAGGCATCATCGACGAGGCAGAGGCACAGATGCTGTGCGAAGCCGGTGTCGATTGGCTCGGGTTCCCGCTTCGACTCCCGTCGGGCAAGGACGACATCACCGAGTACGACGCCGCGAAAGCGATCGCGGGGCTGCCGGCACCTCACCAGGGTGTGCTGATCTCCTATCTGACGGACGCCGCCGAGGTTGCCGGATTCTGTCGCGAACTCGGGGTTCGCGCGGTGCAATTGCACGGTGACGTCGAGGACGAGCAGTTGCGAATCCTGAAGGACATCGCGCCCGAACTCTATGTTCTCAAGAGCCTCGTGGTGCGGACCGACAATGCGAAAGAACTACTTGCGCAGGTGGATCGAACCGCCGATGTCGTCGACATGTTCATCACGGACACCTTCGATCCGCGCACGGGAGCCAAGGGTGCGACCGGTCTGCTGCACGACTGGTCGGTGAGCGCCGAACTCGTCGCGCGCTCGCCCAAGCCCCTCATGATGGCCGGCGGCCTGAGCCCGGACAACGTCGCCGACGCGATCAGGCAGGTGCGCCCGGCGGCAGTCGACGCTCACTCTCTGCTCGAGGGTGCCGACGGACGCAAGGATGCCGTCAAGGTTCGTGACTTCGTGACGCGTGCTCGTGATGCGTTCGCCGAAATCAACTGA
- a CDS encoding GNAT family N-acetyltransferase — translation MPFLQPVTLTDDLVTLEPLSHDHLEGLCDAARDGELWNLWYTSVPKPEEMAAEIDRRLGLLDAGTMLPFTLRRNDTGQIIGATTFCNADATNRRVEIGYTWNARSAHGTGTNPASKLLLLTHAFEELGCIAVEFRTHWMNLQSRTAIAKLGAKQDGILRNHQRMSDGSLRDTVVFSIIESEWPTVRNELRRRTAR, via the coding sequence ATGCCCTTTCTGCAACCGGTGACCCTCACTGACGATCTGGTGACCCTGGAGCCGCTGAGTCACGATCACCTCGAAGGTCTGTGCGACGCCGCGCGCGACGGCGAGCTGTGGAATCTCTGGTACACCAGCGTGCCGAAGCCCGAGGAGATGGCGGCCGAGATCGACCGACGACTCGGACTGCTCGACGCAGGCACGATGCTTCCGTTCACGCTGCGCCGCAACGACACCGGACAGATCATCGGAGCGACGACATTCTGCAACGCCGACGCCACCAACCGTCGCGTCGAGATCGGATACACCTGGAATGCCCGCTCCGCGCACGGAACCGGCACCAATCCCGCAAGCAAACTGCTGCTGTTGACGCACGCATTCGAGGAATTGGGATGCATCGCAGTCGAATTTCGTACCCACTGGATGAACCTGCAGTCGCGGACGGCGATCGCGAAACTGGGTGCGAAGCAGGACGGCATTCTGCGCAATCATCAACGCATGTCCGACGGTTCGTTGCGCGACACCGTCGTGTTCTCGATCATCGAATCCGAATGGCCCACCGTCCGCAACGAACTCCGTAGGCGTACCGCACGGTAG
- a CDS encoding MFS transporter: MRAVLPVVLAAQFVVPMSISGTAIALPVIAADLGSDPTPLQWVVNGFNVAFALFTVVWGAVSDRIGHRTSFRIGVVLTAVASLVSALASSLLLLDAARVFAGIGAAAVLVGSTSILSLHFQGTERATAFALFGTVNGLGLALGPTISGLLIAVLDWRGVFAAQALVLLVAAVGTLALPALRSASTPSKLLDFGLLRNRRFLALCLVPVAGAIGFVTLLTYLPAALSAVASLTPGRAGLFMLAMTIPVLIAPLTVAKLTEMFDAITPDRVVLVSLGFLVLGNLGMLALQPGLPLAAVVVPMILLGLGFGLPIGLVDGEALAAVPPHSSGTAAGVLNLFRIGSEAVMVAGYAWLLTILVRGEVPDRADAAAAAAGQPGFADAYAHAFTEVIALVVVAVAVTAALIVALSRTGRSDVSSANALSATGDPH; this comes from the coding sequence ATGAGAGCAGTTCTGCCGGTCGTACTCGCAGCACAGTTCGTCGTACCGATGTCCATCTCGGGCACCGCCATCGCGCTCCCGGTGATCGCCGCAGATCTCGGCTCCGATCCGACGCCGCTGCAGTGGGTCGTCAACGGCTTCAACGTCGCGTTCGCACTGTTCACCGTCGTCTGGGGTGCGGTCTCGGATCGCATCGGTCACCGCACGTCGTTTCGCATCGGCGTCGTACTCACGGCCGTCGCCAGCCTGGTCAGCGCCCTGGCATCCTCACTGCTCCTGCTCGACGCCGCGCGGGTGTTCGCCGGCATCGGTGCCGCGGCGGTCCTGGTGGGCTCGACGTCCATTCTCTCGCTGCATTTCCAGGGGACCGAACGAGCGACGGCCTTCGCCCTGTTCGGCACCGTGAACGGACTGGGGTTGGCACTCGGGCCGACCATTTCCGGACTGCTGATCGCCGTACTCGATTGGCGCGGAGTGTTCGCCGCTCAGGCGCTCGTTCTGCTCGTCGCGGCCGTCGGAACACTGGCCCTTCCTGCTCTGCGAAGCGCATCGACACCATCGAAACTGCTGGATTTCGGCCTACTGCGCAACCGCCGCTTCCTCGCTCTGTGCCTCGTCCCGGTCGCCGGAGCCATCGGATTCGTCACCCTGCTCACCTATCTGCCCGCTGCGCTCAGCGCCGTTGCGTCCCTCACTCCCGGGCGAGCCGGACTGTTCATGCTGGCGATGACGATCCCGGTATTGATCGCCCCACTGACCGTCGCCAAGCTGACCGAGATGTTCGACGCAATCACCCCCGACCGCGTCGTTCTCGTGAGCCTCGGCTTCCTGGTTCTCGGCAATCTCGGCATGCTGGCCCTGCAACCCGGCCTCCCGCTCGCCGCCGTCGTGGTTCCGATGATCCTGTTGGGGCTGGGATTCGGACTCCCGATCGGCCTGGTCGACGGTGAAGCACTCGCGGCAGTTCCACCGCACAGCAGCGGCACCGCAGCAGGAGTACTCAATCTCTTCCGCATCGGTAGCGAGGCCGTGATGGTCGCCGGCTACGCCTGGCTGCTGACGATCCTCGTGCGGGGCGAGGTTCCCGACCGAGCCGACGCGGCTGCCGCCGCGGCCGGGCAACCGGGATTCGCCGATGCCTACGCCCACGCCTTCACCGAAGTGATCGCCCTCGTCGTCGTGGCCGTAGCCGTCACCGCAGCACTGATCGTCGCCCTTTCCCGGACGGGCAGATCCGACGTATCGTCGGCGAATGCCCTTTCTGCAACCGGTGACCCTCACTGA
- a CDS encoding nitroreductase family protein, with the protein MIRHRNIRERDMRPSEGISVSDAIRSRRSHRHYLPDPIPTHTLDRVLELTLEAPSAWNYQGRSIVVVSDPDVRAGLEAATGGQPHPREAPVVLVFLAEMDAWRRDNHDVFHSARRSGAWSEQFIAGSAESSRTFQQDLLERGLEREYAVKDAVIAASFAMLAATEQGLACSPMNGWDEAQVKKVVGVDDRTDIAVALLLPLGFAAEERRHPGRRPVSSSVHYQHYRTTLTDTSGRIS; encoded by the coding sequence ATGATTCGACATCGAAATATTCGGGAACGAGACATGAGGCCTTCAGAAGGAATTTCCGTATCGGACGCGATCAGGTCACGTCGAAGTCATAGGCACTATCTGCCCGATCCGATACCGACACACACGCTCGACCGGGTGCTCGAACTCACGCTCGAAGCGCCGTCCGCATGGAACTACCAGGGCCGATCCATCGTCGTGGTGAGCGACCCCGATGTCCGCGCCGGACTCGAGGCCGCAACCGGTGGTCAACCACACCCCAGGGAAGCCCCGGTCGTGTTGGTCTTTCTCGCCGAGATGGACGCATGGCGACGGGACAACCACGACGTGTTCCACTCTGCGCGCCGATCGGGTGCGTGGTCGGAGCAGTTCATCGCGGGGTCGGCTGAATCCAGCCGGACATTTCAGCAGGACCTTCTCGAACGCGGCCTCGAGCGAGAGTACGCAGTCAAGGACGCCGTGATCGCGGCCAGCTTCGCGATGCTCGCCGCCACCGAGCAGGGCCTCGCATGCTCGCCCATGAACGGCTGGGACGAAGCGCAAGTCAAGAAAGTGGTCGGCGTCGACGATCGCACCGATATCGCAGTCGCGCTGCTACTTCCGCTCGGGTTCGCAGCCGAGGAACGACGCCACCCCGGCCGACGGCCGGTCTCGTCCTCGGTGCACTACCAGCACTACCGAACGACACTCACCGACACTTCTGGGAGAATTTCATGA